One genomic segment of Thermodesulfobacterium sp. TA1 includes these proteins:
- the dnaX gene encoding DNA polymerase III subunit gamma/tau: MSYIVLARRYRPQSFKEVVGQTHVVKTIANALKLGKLSHALLFSGIKGTGKTTVARLVAKALNCLNPIEGYEPCNQCPNCLEINRGVFVDVIEIDAASNRGIDQIREIIENLKYAPTRGKAKVYIIDEAHMLTKEASNALLKSLEEPPSHVYFILATTEPNRLLPTILSRCQRYDFRKLDLPQLIKHLKTVCEKESYQIEEEALKLIAKEAQGSLRDALSLLDQAMAYGTHTKEDVIQAFGWHEALLIEELAQVLLEKNLKKTLEVVQKVYEQGTDLIYLMEKLTEFFRELFLTKALPQENTQHFQNPVLRDLVLEYELEEIFLILQSLTRDLEILRRSSYPQLQFELALVRVCEQAKLVPLNKLIEKIETLPNLSFDYKNLEPSLKETEEKKEPLTFSEKTWQDFLELLAKDRPILYSLANSLPSPVFNLQRLHIKVKEHLKNTTYFDELIEKMKEFFKKPVEVEVEVSPQPKLEEIKERPEVKEILTHLSAKISYIQILNKE; encoded by the coding sequence ATGTCTTATATAGTTTTAGCCAGAAGATATAGACCTCAGTCGTTTAAAGAAGTAGTAGGACAGACCCATGTAGTCAAAACCATAGCCAATGCCCTTAAATTAGGTAAGCTTTCTCATGCCCTTTTGTTTTCAGGTATAAAAGGAACAGGTAAAACCACGGTAGCAAGGCTTGTAGCTAAGGCTTTAAACTGCCTAAATCCGATAGAAGGATATGAACCCTGTAATCAATGTCCTAACTGCTTAGAGATTAATCGTGGGGTTTTTGTAGACGTTATAGAAATAGATGCTGCTTCAAACCGAGGAATAGACCAAATAAGAGAGATCATCGAAAACCTTAAATATGCTCCTACTCGAGGTAAAGCCAAGGTTTATATCATAGACGAAGCCCATATGCTTACTAAAGAGGCTTCAAACGCCCTTCTTAAATCCTTAGAAGAGCCACCTTCTCATGTATATTTTATTTTAGCTACTACCGAGCCTAACAGGCTTTTACCTACCATCCTTTCTAGGTGCCAGCGTTATGATTTTAGAAAGCTTGACCTTCCTCAATTAATAAAGCATCTAAAAACCGTTTGTGAAAAGGAGAGTTATCAGATAGAAGAGGAGGCCTTAAAACTTATCGCTAAAGAAGCTCAAGGGAGTTTAAGAGACGCCCTTTCACTTTTAGACCAGGCTATGGCTTATGGAACTCATACCAAAGAGGATGTCATTCAAGCCTTTGGATGGCATGAAGCCTTGTTAATAGAGGAATTAGCTCAAGTTTTGTTGGAGAAAAACCTAAAAAAAACCTTAGAGGTTGTTCAAAAGGTTTACGAACAAGGAACCGACCTTATCTATCTTATGGAAAAACTAACCGAATTTTTCAGAGAGCTTTTCTTGACAAAAGCTCTACCTCAAGAAAATACCCAGCATTTTCAAAATCCAGTTCTTAGAGATTTAGTCTTAGAATACGAATTAGAGGAAATTTTTCTGATCTTACAGAGCTTAACCAGAGACCTTGAGATATTAAGAAGAAGTAGTTATCCTCAGCTGCAGTTTGAATTAGCCTTGGTAAGGGTTTGCGAACAAGCTAAATTAGTTCCTCTAAACAAATTGATAGAGAAAATAGAGACTTTACCTAACCTTTCTTTTGACTATAAAAACCTTGAACCTTCACTTAAAGAAACTGAAGAAAAAAAAGAACCTTTAACTTTTTCTGAAAAAACTTGGCAAGATTTTTTAGAACTACTTGCAAAAGACCGTCCAATTCTTTACAGTCTCGCTAATAGTTTACCCTCACCTGTCTTTAATTTACAGCGTTTACATATAAAAGTTAAGGAACATTTAAAAAATACTACATATTTTGATGAACTTATAGAGAAGATGAAAGAGTTTTTTAAGAAGCCTGTAGAGGTTGAGGTAGAGGTTTCTCCTCAACCTAAGCTTGAAGAGATAAAAGAAAGGCCTGAGGTAAAAGAAATTTTAACCCATCTTTCTGCTAAAATATCTTATATTCAAATATTAAACAAGGAGTAA
- the lhgO gene encoding L-2-hydroxyglutarate oxidase: MKKVKADFLIIGAGIIGLALGLKLKERFPEKEVYIIEKEKELGFHSSGRNSGVLHAGFYYYPDSLKAKFTKKGNEELTRYCEVKGLGIRKCGKVVVAKSEEDLPTLYELKRRGEANGVEVYLIDEKELKDLEPNAKTFQKALWSPTTSTVDPIEVLNALKKDLETMGVKFFFNTPYQKRLGENEIFAGKILFSAEKIINASGLYADKIAKDFGFGKDYVILPFKGLYLEYTGTSQFISRNIYPVPNLKNPFLGVHFTIKIDGTIKIGPTATPCLSRENYGLFSNFKLNEMTEIGKYLFLLFFKNSKFRSLALDELKKYWKSYLISEAQKLVYYMDQRGFNRWGKPGIRAQLLHKDTLELVQDFVVEGDQHSLHILNAVSPAFTACLPFAEYVVTRFL, encoded by the coding sequence ATGAAAAAGGTAAAGGCTGATTTCCTTATTATCGGGGCAGGTATCATAGGGCTTGCCTTAGGTTTAAAACTAAAGGAGCGTTTTCCTGAAAAAGAAGTCTATATCATAGAAAAAGAAAAAGAACTCGGGTTTCATAGCAGCGGAAGAAACAGTGGGGTCCTTCATGCAGGTTTCTACTATTATCCAGATTCCTTGAAGGCTAAGTTTACTAAAAAGGGAAACGAAGAACTAACCCGCTACTGCGAAGTCAAAGGCCTTGGTATAAGAAAATGCGGTAAGGTAGTGGTTGCTAAGTCTGAAGAAGACCTTCCTACCCTTTATGAACTAAAAAGAAGAGGAGAGGCTAACGGGGTAGAGGTTTATTTGATAGACGAAAAGGAGCTTAAAGACCTTGAACCTAATGCTAAAACCTTTCAGAAAGCCCTCTGGAGCCCGACTACTTCAACCGTAGACCCTATAGAGGTTCTTAACGCTTTAAAAAAAGACTTGGAAACGATGGGTGTTAAGTTTTTCTTTAACACCCCTTACCAAAAAAGACTTGGTGAAAACGAAATTTTTGCAGGAAAAATCCTTTTTTCAGCAGAAAAAATCATCAACGCCTCAGGCCTTTACGCCGATAAAATAGCTAAAGATTTTGGTTTTGGTAAAGACTATGTGATTTTACCTTTTAAAGGTCTTTATTTAGAATATACTGGCACCTCTCAGTTTATTTCAAGAAATATTTATCCTGTACCAAATCTTAAAAATCCTTTCTTAGGGGTACATTTTACGATAAAAATTGATGGGACCATTAAAATCGGTCCTACTGCTACTCCTTGTTTATCAAGGGAAAATTACGGCCTTTTTTCTAACTTTAAACTTAATGAGATGACAGAGATTGGGAAGTATCTCTTTTTGCTTTTTTTTAAAAATTCTAAGTTTAGAAGTCTTGCTTTGGATGAGTTAAAAAAATATTGGAAGTCTTATTTGATAAGTGAAGCCCAGAAATTAGTCTATTATATGGATCAGAGAGGGTTTAACCGTTGGGGGAAACCAGGTATAAGAGCCCAACTTTTACACAAGGATACTTTGGAGTTGGTGCAAGACTTTGTAGTAGAAGGAGACCAACATAGTCTTCACATCTTGAATGCAGTGTCTCCAGCGTTTACCGCTTGTCTTCCTTTTGCTGAATATGTAGTAACTCGGTTTTTATAA
- the leuC gene encoding 3-isopropylmalate dehydratase large subunit translates to MGKKPMTLAEKILAHKFGKDYVEPGELVEVPVDLTLANDITGPLAIKVFEATGINRVFDPEKIVLVMDHFTPNKDIKSAEQVRICREFARKYRLPHYYEGGACGIEHALLPELGLVVPGDIVIGADSHTCTYGALGAFATGVGSTDLAGAWITGKTWFKVPETIKFVYYGKLKPWVTGKDLILYTIGDIGVDGALYKAMEFTGEVIESLSMAERFTMSNMAIEAGGKVGLIIPDKKTLAYVKKHSTKPPLVLKPDKKATYAEIREYDVSQIDPVVALPHLPSNVKSVKDLPKIYIDQVVIGSCTNGRLEDLAIAAKILKGRKVNPNVRCIIIPATPKIYKEALKKGFLDIFIEAGAIISPPTCGPCLGGHMGILAKGEKAVATTNRNFVGRMGHPESEVYLASPAVAAASAVTGYITTPEELGL, encoded by the coding sequence ATGGGAAAAAAGCCGATGACTTTAGCAGAAAAAATCTTAGCTCACAAGTTTGGAAAAGACTATGTAGAACCAGGAGAATTAGTAGAAGTACCGGTAGATCTTACCTTAGCTAACGATATCACCGGTCCTTTAGCCATTAAAGTTTTTGAAGCTACTGGAATAAACCGAGTTTTTGATCCAGAAAAGATAGTCCTAGTTATGGATCACTTTACCCCAAATAAAGACATAAAAAGTGCTGAACAGGTAAGGATATGTCGTGAATTTGCGAGAAAGTACCGTCTTCCTCATTATTATGAAGGTGGGGCTTGCGGAATAGAGCATGCCCTTTTACCTGAGCTAGGACTGGTTGTGCCTGGAGACATAGTAATAGGTGCGGATAGTCATACTTGTACCTACGGAGCACTTGGTGCTTTTGCTACAGGAGTTGGGTCTACAGACCTTGCCGGTGCCTGGATAACCGGGAAAACCTGGTTTAAGGTGCCTGAAACCATCAAGTTTGTTTATTACGGAAAGCTTAAGCCTTGGGTTACAGGAAAGGACTTAATCCTTTATACCATAGGAGACATTGGGGTAGACGGAGCCCTTTACAAGGCGATGGAGTTTACCGGAGAAGTTATAGAAAGTCTATCGATGGCAGAAAGGTTTACCATGTCCAACATGGCGATAGAAGCTGGGGGAAAGGTAGGATTAATAATCCCAGATAAAAAAACTTTAGCCTATGTTAAAAAACATTCTACTAAACCTCCTTTAGTTTTAAAACCTGACAAAAAAGCCACTTATGCAGAAATAAGGGAATATGATGTCTCTCAAATAGACCCTGTAGTAGCTTTACCTCACCTTCCTTCTAACGTAAAATCAGTGAAAGACCTTCCTAAAATTTATATAGACCAAGTAGTGATAGGGTCCTGCACCAACGGCAGGTTAGAAGACCTTGCCATAGCTGCTAAAATCCTTAAAGGAAGAAAAGTAAATCCTAACGTAAGATGTATCATTATCCCTGCTACTCCTAAAATCTATAAGGAAGCCCTAAAAAAAGGCTTTTTAGACATTTTTATAGAGGCTGGGGCTATAATATCTCCTCCTACATGTGGACCTTGTTTAGGAGGACACATGGGTATCCTTGCCAAAGGAGAAAAGGCTGTAGCTACTACCAACAGAAATTTTGTAGGTAGGATGGGACATCCTGAAAGTGAGGTTTATTTAGCCAGCCCTGCCGTAGCTGCTGCCAGTGCGGTTACAGGATACATTACCACACCTGAAGAATTAGGTCTATAA
- the leuD gene encoding 3-isopropylmalate dehydratase small subunit: MQNIKGKAWKFGDNIDTDVIIPARYLNTTDPEELAKHCMEDADPEFAKKVNPGDIIVAGKNFGCGSSREHAPIAIKACGISCVIAESFARIFYRNAFNTGLLILECQEASKDIETGDELEVYPEEGKIINLTKNKTYTTKPLPQFMKEILEDGGLIPHIMKKFKKD; this comes from the coding sequence ATGCAAAACATAAAAGGTAAAGCCTGGAAGTTTGGAGATAACATAGACACAGATGTTATCATTCCTGCAAGATATCTTAATACCACCGACCCAGAAGAACTTGCCAAACATTGCATGGAAGATGCAGACCCAGAGTTTGCCAAAAAGGTAAACCCTGGCGATATCATAGTAGCAGGTAAAAACTTTGGTTGTGGTTCATCCAGAGAACATGCCCCCATAGCGATAAAAGCCTGTGGTATCTCCTGTGTGATAGCCGAAAGCTTTGCCAGGATCTTTTACCGCAATGCCTTTAACACCGGACTTCTTATCCTTGAATGCCAAGAGGCATCAAAAGACATAGAAACAGGGGATGAGCTTGAGGTTTATCCTGAAGAAGGAAAAATCATAAACCTTACCAAGAATAAAACCTATACTACCAAACCTTTACCGCAGTTTATGAAAGAAATTTTAGAAGACGGAGGATTAATTCCTCACATCATGAAAAAGTTTAAAAAGGACTAA